In Mercenaria mercenaria strain notata chromosome 13, MADL_Memer_1, whole genome shotgun sequence, the DNA window CTCAATTTCAAGATCAAAGCGAAAtccaagtcgcccgatttttaaGAAAGCGTCATAGCTAATTACCGATGATCCGCCTGATGATCCCCTGTTTTCAGTTTGCACGCTTCTCAATACCAGCCAATTACCGTTAATCCCATTGATTATGTTGATCGGTGACAATTATTAAGCGTGTCAACACAAATTGCAGTACACACCGCGGGGCATATACAGGTAGAGATTATCGGTAAACAGTAGTAAACACGAGTAGCGAATCAGATTGCCCGTTATATCTAAAGCGAATCAGTTAAACCAATCAGCGACCCGGTAACTGTAATGACAATTTCTCAAAATGGCGAGAGTTACTGCAATTAAAGTTATGTTTTTGTTGATTGCATGATTAAAGCGAACCGCAGAACAGATAATTGGCGCGGTGTTTTACGAGCAAAGGTAGGTagtgtttgttttttcaaaaagaagtgaGAAACTATTGAAACTCGATCGTTTAGAGGTACTGGTGCGCTGAATTATAGAAATTTGCACGAAACACTTTCGTTGTTCTCTTATTCTTTGGTTAACTGTCGTAtgttaaacattgaaaaataaatgtctCTTTCAAATTGGCTGACGGGCAACTCGCCCAAACCTGCTACAAAATGTAAATTAGATAATGACCGCGTTGACTCTccatctaaaaaaaaattctcaaaagaACTTAACCAGACATCGTTTGACTGGTATGTGCAAGATGCCAATGGCAAATGGCACTGCACTGTATGCAGAGAATGTAGACTTGAAGGGGCTTATGCTAAGGGTCATGACGCCCCAGCAAAAACAACAAATCACACAAGACATACTACTTGTAAGTTTTTTTAGCAAACAAAATGCAGCTTTTTGTGTttattgtttgtatttgtattgtGAATTGcttgaaatatcattttcttattaacataagtaaccttatttttgttttctattttcagcacaGAGTCATCTGAGTGCAGTTACCAGGTCTAAACTGAAAGCACAACAACCTATGCAGAAACTTGTTGAGCAGAAACTAAATAAAGACGACGAAACAGCTATTCAGTATCTGAAATGTGCATATTACATAGCGAAACGAGAACTTCCTAAGTCAGAAATGAAACACATGATAAATTTTGTAGGATCTTTAGGCAAAGAAATAAATAGCATGCAACATTCAAATTTAGACTATACTAGTGGTACAAGTGTCTCAGAATTCCACAGTGCTATCGCAGACGTTATTTTAGAAGACAAGTTGGAACTTATTAAGAGATCGGGTGTGTTTTCGTTAGTGCTTGATGAGAGTACAGACATTGGAAACTCCAAAAGAGTGTTAATGTATGCTCAGTGTGTAACTGTTGAGGGACTGGATTACTGCCTATTATCTAATAAGCAGCTGACAGCTGGCTCAGGCAATGCAGATAACATTGTTGAAATGGTACTTAGTGAACTAAAATCTAAAGGACTTGACATCTCTAAAATGGTTGGAATCGGCACGGATGGAGCAAGTGTCATGACCGGGAAAAAAAATGGTGTTGTTGTGAAACTAAAAGAACATTCATCTGCGCTTGTAGGTGCACACTGTGCTGCACATAGAACTGCCCTTGCCACCTCGCAGGCTGCTAAGTATGTGCAAGAAATGGATGACTACTCAAGAACAGTGTCTTCAGTGTTTCGCTATTTCAGCAACTCTTCTCTTAGATCCAACCGGCTACGTGCGGTACAGTCGGTTCTCAATCTTCCTGAACTGAAATTTGCTGAAGTACATTCTGTAAGGTGGCTTAGTATGGAGAATGCTGTGACAGCCATTTATAGGTCATACCCAGCTTTGTGTATGTGTTTGGAACGTGAGGCTGTGTACGACAGTGCAGCTAAGGGACTTTATAATGAAGTAATACAATTCAAATTCATTGCACTGACTCATGTTATGATGGATATTTTGCCATTCATGGGACGTCTAAGTAAGAACTTTCAAAGTAAGGTCCTTGACTTCAGCATGATAGATCCGCTCGTCCAAAGTACTTGTGATAGTTTAGAGGACTTAGTTGAATGTGAAGGGGCTTTTGTGGATAAACTATCAGGCTTCATTCAGGAAAGAAATGGGAAAGTGCAGTATGTCAGACCAGATTCTGAATCAAAACTTGGAACTGTAAGTGAAACTGTGAAAAGTAATCTAGAGTTTGAGGGTTTTGACAATGATGACATTGAGGACTGTGACACTGAAGATGTTGATGCTTCAGGATTTCACCCTGAACTGAAATACTACTCACAGCAGAAGGATGTTGTTCACAAAGTGATGGAGAAATATGTAGGCAAATTAGTTGAAAATCTTCATGATAGATTTCaggacaaaaaaataatttcgaaCATGAATGTGTTAGTGCCTGGAAATATCATCAGTGCTGAGTCTTTAGCAAAGTACGGAGTTACGGAATTCAAGGACTTAGTTGAACATTATGCCTCTCACATAACAGGCAGTCCTGATTTGTGTCTTTCAGAATATCAGCAGTACAAGAGACTAGTCTGTGGAAGTTACAGAGATAAGACACTGGTTGAAATTATGTGTGAAATGTTGAACAAGTACAGTGAAATGCTCCCAAATGTACTGATGATTTTGAAATGTTGTGTTGTACTGCCAATGTCCAGTGTTCAATGTGAGCGTGGATTCTCCACTCAAAACAGGATCAAGTCAAAGCTTCGAACTTCAATGAACAATAAAACACTTGACAATTTGATGCGAATTTCAGAGGAAGGTCCGGATATAATCAAATTTGACTTTAGCAGAGCTCTCAAAAAGTGGAAATCCGAGAAAAAAAGGAAGCTTTATGCCTGTTGAAATGATAAATTTAGTACATAGAAGCTACATAATGTGATGAAATGGTTGAATTTAGTGTTTTACCTTGAGTGACCTTATAAATTcataatcatatacatgtacttatgcTG includes these proteins:
- the LOC128547910 gene encoding zinc finger protein 862-like, with protein sequence MQKLVEQKLNKDDETAIQYLKCAYYIAKRELPKSEMKHMINFVGSLGKEINSMQHSNLDYTSGTSVSEFHSAIADVILEDKLELIKRSGVFSLVLDESTDIGNSKRVLMYAQCVTVEGLDYCLLSNKQLTAGSGNADNIVEMVLSELKSKGLDISKMVGIGTDGASVMTGKKNGVVVKLKEHSSALVGAHCAAHRTALATSQAAKYVQEMDDYSRTVSSVFRYFSNSSLRSNRLRAVQSVLNLPELKFAEVHSVRWLSMENAVTAIYRSYPALCMCLEREAVYDSAAKGLYNEVIQFKFIALTHVMMDILPFMGRLSKNFQSKVLDFSMIDPLVQSTCDSLEDLVECEGAFVDKLSGFIQERNGKVQYVRPDSESKLGTVSETVKSNLEFEGFDNDDIEDCDTEDVDASGFHPELKYYSQQKDVVHKVMEKYVGKLVENLHDRFQDKKIISNMNVLVPGNIISAESLAKYGVTEFKDLVEHYASHITGSPDLCLSEYQQYKRLVCGSYRDKTLVEIMCEMLNKYSEMLPNVLMILKCCVVLPMSSVQCERGFSTQNRIKSKLRTSMNNKTLDNLMRISEEGPDIIKFDFSRALKKWKSEKKRKLYAC